The following coding sequences are from one Myxococcales bacterium window:
- a CDS encoding ferredoxin--NADP reductase, which yields MAAVNQETVLSVHHWNETLFSFTTTRSAGLRFRNGHFVLLGLELEGRPLLRAYSLVSANYDEHLEFYSIKVPDGALTSKLQHVKPGDPILVGKKATGTLIVDNLKPGKNLYLLSTGTGLAPFLSIVRDFETYERFEKVILVHGVRRVADLAYRQYLESELPNHELIGESVRNQLVYYPTVTREPFRNQGRISDLLASGTLSANVGLPPLDPAHDRVMLCGSPAMLTDLTGWLENQGFGEGSSGEMGEYVIEKAFVEK from the coding sequence ATGGCCGCCGTGAATCAGGAAACCGTTCTGAGCGTTCACCACTGGAACGAAACGCTCTTCAGCTTCACCACCACCCGGAGCGCCGGGTTGCGGTTTCGCAACGGGCACTTCGTGCTGTTGGGCCTGGAGCTCGAAGGGCGCCCCCTTTTGCGGGCCTACAGCTTGGTGAGCGCGAACTACGACGAGCACCTCGAGTTCTACAGCATCAAGGTGCCCGACGGGGCGCTCACCTCGAAGCTACAGCACGTCAAACCCGGCGATCCCATCCTCGTGGGCAAAAAGGCCACAGGCACCCTCATCGTGGACAACCTGAAGCCGGGCAAGAACCTGTACTTGCTGTCCACCGGCACGGGTCTGGCGCCCTTTTTGAGCATCGTCCGCGACTTCGAGACCTACGAACGCTTCGAGAAAGTGATTCTGGTCCACGGTGTCAGGCGCGTGGCCGATCTGGCGTACCGGCAGTATCTCGAGAGCGAACTGCCAAACCACGAGCTCATCGGCGAGTCGGTGCGCAACCAGCTGGTCTACTACCCCACCGTCACCCGGGAGCCGTTTCGGAACCAGGGCCGCATCTCGGACCTTCTGGCCAGCGGCACCTTGAGCGCCAACGTGGGGCTGCCACCCCTCGATCCGGCCCACGACCGGGTCATGCTGTGCGGAAGCCCCGCCATGCTCACTGATCTCACGGGCTGGCTGGAAAACCAGGGGTTTGGCGAGGGCAGCAGCGGAGAGATGGGGGAGTACGTCATCGAAAAGGCGTTCGTCGAAAAGTAG
- a CDS encoding GlsB/YeaQ/YmgE family stress response membrane protein — MSILWMILVGLVVGALAKLLMPGRDPGGIIVTILIGIAGAMIAGLLGRAMGLYRSGETAGLIASILGAMLLLFAYRLVVRRRVRT; from the coding sequence ATGAGCATACTTTGGATGATCTTGGTGGGTTTGGTCGTAGGCGCGCTCGCGAAGCTGCTGATGCCAGGACGGGATCCGGGCGGCATCATCGTGACGATCCTCATCGGCATTGCAGGTGCCATGATCGCAGGGCTTCTGGGGCGGGCCATGGGCCTTTACCGCTCAGGAGAGACCGCGGGGCTCATCGCTTCCATTCTGGGCGCGATGCTGCTCCTCTTTGCGTACCGCCTGGTCGTACGGCGTCGCGTGCGCACGTAG
- a CDS encoding sigma-70 family RNA polymerase sigma factor produces the protein MRSAPWPTSPEQLYVEYGETVWGFLRHMGIGASAIDDAVQEVFLVVHRKFSGFRFESTPKTWVLGIALRVAKDFRRKAARYQRLFDPTHDPESTTWSRAMAPDETLAARQQWQALCACLDELEQGQRRVFVLVDLQGCAVKEAAEILRVRPSTASSRLQVARRIVNAWVERMER, from the coding sequence ATGCGCTCGGCCCCCTGGCCGACTTCGCCCGAGCAGCTCTATGTCGAGTACGGAGAGACTGTCTGGGGCTTTCTTCGACACATGGGGATCGGAGCCTCGGCTATCGATGACGCCGTGCAAGAGGTGTTCCTGGTGGTGCACCGAAAATTTTCCGGGTTTCGGTTCGAGTCGACCCCGAAGACCTGGGTGCTGGGAATCGCGCTCCGCGTTGCGAAGGACTTCAGGCGAAAGGCCGCGAGGTACCAGCGCCTCTTCGATCCGACGCACGACCCCGAGTCGACCACGTGGTCACGGGCCATGGCGCCAGACGAGACGCTGGCCGCTCGACAGCAGTGGCAAGCGTTGTGTGCCTGTCTCGATGAGCTTGAGCAAGGCCAAAGGCGCGTGTTCGTGCTCGTCGACCTGCAGGGCTGCGCGGTGAAGGAAGCGGCGGAAATTCTCCGCGTTCGACCTTCGACGGCATCCAGCCGGCTTCAGGTCGCGCGCCGCATTGTCAACGCATGGGTCGAGCGCATGGAACGTTAG
- a CDS encoding enoyl-CoA hydratase/isomerase family protein, producing MTELPADPRLQVDLKERVATLTLADPSRRNALDPSLADALAQALAQASEAADVAVVVVTGAPPAFCAGAALAELQAIAGLAADEPGQQERLRRLRRLYAPFLALRACPKPTLALVDGAAVGAGLNLALAADVVLATPRSLFMTGFDRLGLHPGGGCSAMLSARVGPQRAAAALLFGQPFDGRQAADSGLAFACVPEAELAARGRALAREVASGVDPMMRATKATLRLSDPPELEAIVEHELFAQAASTLWSETRQRLAAAAARVAAKARGETL from the coding sequence ATGACCGAGTTGCCCGCCGACCCTCGCTTACAGGTGGACCTTAAGGAGCGTGTGGCCACGTTGACGCTGGCGGATCCGTCTCGGCGAAACGCTTTGGACCCCAGCCTTGCCGACGCGCTGGCGCAGGCCCTGGCGCAGGCCAGCGAGGCCGCCGACGTGGCGGTGGTGGTGGTCACCGGCGCACCTCCTGCGTTCTGTGCCGGAGCGGCGCTGGCCGAGCTGCAAGCCATCGCGGGGCTTGCCGCCGACGAGCCGGGCCAGCAGGAGCGTTTGCGGCGTTTGCGACGGCTTTATGCCCCTTTTTTGGCGCTGCGCGCGTGTCCCAAACCCACCTTGGCCCTGGTGGACGGCGCCGCCGTGGGCGCGGGCCTGAACCTGGCGCTGGCGGCGGACGTGGTGCTGGCCACCCCCCGCTCGCTCTTCATGACCGGGTTCGATCGGCTGGGCCTTCACCCGGGCGGTGGGTGTTCGGCCATGCTGAGCGCGCGCGTGGGCCCTCAACGAGCCGCGGCCGCTTTGCTCTTCGGCCAACCCTTCGACGGCCGGCAAGCCGCCGACAGCGGATTGGCCTTCGCCTGCGTTCCCGAAGCTGAGCTGGCGGCGCGGGGCCGCGCTTTGGCCCGGGAGGTGGCCTCGGGCGTGGATCCGATGATGCGCGCCACGAAGGCCACGCTGCGCCTTTCGGACCCTCCCGAGCTCGAGGCGATTGTGGAACACGAGCTTTTCGCGCAGGCGGCCAGCACGCTCTGGTCTGAAACGAGACAGCGGCTTGCCGCGGCTGCCGCGCGTGTGGCCGCCAAAGCGCGCGGTGAGACCCTCTGA
- a CDS encoding AI-2E family transporter: protein MGAPPGARATDHALGARWGSVAVTGLFVLVCLYTLYFAQVFLIPVCVAALVALSLAPVVRALMRYRVPRTLAAGLVCAALVALTYLGVQSLSGPATTFVERAPVTLRKVQRRLGQVSRPLEKVSEFTERVTQLMSPGRKLKVETSSVEERLLTRATAFASSVMVVLILIFFMLSTGKDLLRRVVTLLPNMTNKKRVVAIVQRLGTDVSRYLITIAGINLLLGGVVAVSLWWLDMPTPLLWGAMAFSFNFIPYLGALAGVVVVAAVSLVTFPAFSDALLPPAVYLTLTSLEGMVITPSVLGRRLPVGPLALVLGLLFWGWLWGIVGAFVAVPLMAATKIVCDRFHRTRWVGALLGTANGRG, encoded by the coding sequence GTGGGAGCCCCACCCGGAGCGCGCGCGACCGATCACGCCCTTGGCGCACGCTGGGGCTCGGTCGCGGTGACGGGCCTCTTCGTCTTGGTCTGCCTTTACACGCTCTACTTCGCCCAGGTGTTTCTCATCCCGGTGTGCGTGGCCGCGCTCGTGGCGCTGAGCCTTGCCCCGGTGGTGCGCGCTCTCATGCGCTATCGGGTGCCGCGCACCCTGGCGGCAGGGTTGGTCTGCGCGGCCTTGGTGGCCCTGACTTACCTCGGCGTCCAGAGCCTCTCGGGCCCCGCCACTACCTTTGTCGAAAGAGCCCCCGTGACCTTGCGCAAGGTCCAGCGGCGGCTGGGTCAAGTGTCACGCCCGCTCGAGAAGGTGTCCGAGTTCACGGAACGCGTCACGCAGCTCATGTCTCCGGGGCGCAAGCTGAAGGTCGAGACCAGCAGCGTGGAAGAACGCTTGCTCACGCGGGCGACTGCCTTTGCGTCTTCGGTGATGGTGGTGCTCATCCTCATCTTCTTCATGCTTTCCACGGGCAAAGATCTCTTGCGCCGGGTCGTGACGCTGCTGCCGAACATGACCAACAAAAAACGTGTGGTGGCGATCGTGCAGCGGCTCGGCACGGACGTGTCGCGCTACCTCATCACCATCGCGGGCATCAACTTGCTGTTGGGGGGCGTCGTGGCCGTATCCCTGTGGTGGCTCGACATGCCCACGCCGCTTTTGTGGGGCGCCATGGCGTTCTCGTTCAACTTCATCCCCTACCTTGGCGCTTTGGCGGGTGTCGTGGTGGTGGCCGCGGTCTCGCTCGTCACCTTTCCTGCGTTCAGCGACGCCCTCCTGCCCCCGGCCGTTTACCTCACCCTGACCAGCCTGGAGGGCATGGTGATCACGCCTTCGGTGTTGGGGCGTCGTTTGCCCGTGGGGCCGCTGGCCCTCGTGCTGGGTCTCCTGTTTTGGGGCTGGCTTTGGGGCATCGTGGGCGCCTTCGTCGCGGTGCCCCTCATGGCCGCCACGAAGATCGTATGCGACCGCTTTCACCGCACCCGCTGGGTGGGCGCTCTTCTTGGCACGGCGAACGGGCGAGGGTGA
- a CDS encoding lactonase family protein — protein MLCGIESIARVRLVVAGVLLTGLALPSACKSDESSDTDDEDGEGGAGEGGRGGGGQSGGGAAGKSGGNGGSGGSEPSGGAGGKAEGAGGNGGQGGSMGGSGGTAGGGSGGSAGAGGAAMGGMGGTPMAMDYFVYTSGGGSIERFSFNAETGMLTSLGVTALSGNTTYLSARPGGTNLYATNESSTGTVTALKIARGTGQLTAQSSKPTDGALAVHSHVHPSGKWLFVSNYNGANVRVFPLEDADGDLGDPTDTQPTGAESHQIMPDPSGKGVFVPCRGPNKVYQFLFNETTGKLTKNTPDSVDSVDPRHIAFHPSGKFAFLVNENMSTVVSFAYDAASGKLQNPKSVSLAGENAGSHIEVTPDGKFVYAGGRTTNTIYGFSINQDTGALTEVTKATQNIANPRNFTVAPTGKHLLVANQNAGTIKVFSIASDGKLTPLAGTTATVGGVKRVIVVPVPKP, from the coding sequence ATGCTGTGCGGTATTGAGTCGATCGCTAGAGTTCGCTTGGTGGTCGCGGGTGTTTTGCTCACGGGCCTTGCCTTGCCATCTGCCTGTAAGTCCGATGAGTCCTCGGACACCGATGACGAGGACGGTGAAGGAGGCGCAGGGGAAGGAGGGCGTGGCGGCGGTGGTCAAAGCGGCGGCGGTGCGGCCGGTAAAAGCGGCGGCAATGGCGGCAGCGGCGGCAGTGAGCCCAGCGGCGGTGCCGGCGGCAAGGCCGAGGGTGCAGGTGGCAACGGAGGACAGGGAGGCAGCATGGGAGGCAGCGGAGGTACGGCCGGGGGAGGCTCGGGGGGAAGCGCGGGCGCCGGTGGCGCCGCGATGGGAGGGATGGGAGGAACGCCTATGGCAATGGACTACTTCGTGTACACGAGCGGTGGAGGAAGTATCGAAAGATTCAGCTTCAATGCAGAGACGGGAATGCTGACGAGCCTGGGTGTCACCGCCCTGAGCGGCAACACCACATACCTTTCGGCCCGGCCTGGCGGTACGAACCTTTACGCAACGAACGAGTCATCCACCGGGACCGTCACGGCCTTGAAGATCGCACGGGGTACGGGACAGCTGACGGCCCAGAGCAGTAAGCCCACGGACGGCGCCCTGGCCGTCCATTCGCACGTGCACCCCTCCGGGAAGTGGCTGTTCGTGTCGAACTACAACGGTGCAAACGTCCGCGTGTTTCCCCTTGAGGACGCTGACGGCGATCTCGGGGACCCTACGGATACCCAGCCCACCGGCGCCGAGTCACACCAGATCATGCCTGACCCTTCCGGCAAGGGCGTGTTCGTCCCCTGCCGTGGACCCAACAAGGTCTATCAGTTCCTTTTCAACGAAACGACGGGCAAGCTCACGAAAAACACGCCCGACTCTGTCGACTCAGTGGACCCCCGTCACATCGCGTTCCACCCCAGCGGCAAGTTCGCCTTCCTGGTGAACGAAAACATGTCGACCGTGGTGTCGTTCGCCTACGACGCCGCTTCCGGTAAGTTGCAGAACCCAAAATCCGTCAGCTTGGCAGGAGAGAACGCAGGGTCGCACATCGAGGTCACACCCGATGGTAAGTTCGTTTACGCCGGCGGCCGCACCACCAACACCATCTATGGCTTCAGCATCAACCAAGACACCGGTGCGCTCACCGAGGTCACCAAGGCCACGCAAAACATCGCAAATCCCCGAAATTTCACGGTCGCTCCCACGGGCAAACACCTGCTGGTCGCCAACCAGAACGCCGGTACGATCAAAGTCTTCTCCATCGCCAGCGACGGTAAGCTCACGCCGCTTGCGGGCACCACGGCCACGGTGGGCGGCGTCAAGCGCGTCATCGTCGTGCCCGTGCCCAAGCCCTGA
- a CDS encoding 5-(carboxyamino)imidazole ribonucleotide synthase, which produces MAPGSTIGFIGGGQLGRMMALEARRMGFRVAILDPAPQAAAAPVADVHVRAALDDVEGLRALAKASDVITYETEHVPVAALRAALPSEAPLWPSLDVLAHIQDRLAQRRFLESLALPQTAYAEVHDAESLAVARSRLPGPGVLKRREGGYDGLGQARLAEASGLEDAWQKLGASPCVLEALVPFVRELSIALGRDAEGHIRAYPIVENVHRSGILHTTVAPAEVNADTAERALAIARTLADAFAYVGLLTVELFELADGRLLINEVAPRVHNSGHFTWGASATSQFEQHLRAIAGWPLGDTTTYVPAVMLNLLGDLWQAGEPRFAELCREDGVRLHLYGKSPARKGRKMGHLLVLDADRGRALAKAERLHAELSRAAGLPERG; this is translated from the coding sequence TTGGCTCCCGGGTCCACGATCGGCTTCATCGGCGGCGGGCAGCTCGGCCGCATGATGGCCCTCGAGGCGCGCCGGATGGGCTTTCGCGTGGCCATCCTCGATCCCGCCCCCCAGGCCGCGGCGGCGCCGGTGGCCGATGTTCACGTACGGGCAGCTCTCGACGATGTCGAGGGCCTGCGCGCGCTCGCCAAGGCGAGCGACGTCATCACCTACGAAACCGAGCACGTGCCCGTGGCGGCCCTGCGCGCCGCCCTGCCTTCGGAGGCGCCCCTGTGGCCCTCCCTCGACGTGCTGGCGCACATTCAGGACAGGCTCGCGCAACGCCGCTTTCTCGAGAGCCTCGCGCTGCCGCAAACGGCGTACGCGGAGGTGCACGACGCGGAGAGCTTGGCGGTGGCCCGAAGCCGCTTGCCGGGCCCCGGCGTGCTCAAGCGACGCGAAGGTGGCTACGACGGGCTGGGGCAGGCCCGCCTTGCGGAGGCGTCCGGGCTGGAGGACGCCTGGCAGAAGCTCGGGGCGTCACCCTGCGTGCTCGAAGCGCTCGTGCCTTTCGTCCGCGAGCTTTCGATCGCGCTCGGCCGTGACGCCGAGGGACACATTCGCGCCTACCCGATCGTCGAGAACGTGCACCGCAGCGGCATCTTGCACACCACGGTGGCGCCGGCCGAGGTGAACGCAGACACCGCGGAACGGGCCCTGGCGATCGCCCGCACCCTCGCCGATGCGTTCGCCTACGTGGGCCTTTTGACCGTGGAGCTGTTCGAGCTTGCCGATGGGCGCTTGCTCATCAACGAGGTCGCGCCGCGTGTGCACAACAGCGGCCACTTTACCTGGGGGGCCTCGGCCACCAGCCAGTTCGAGCAGCACCTCCGCGCGATAGCCGGATGGCCGCTGGGCGACACCACGACCTACGTGCCCGCGGTGATGCTGAACCTGCTCGGGGACCTGTGGCAAGCCGGGGAGCCCCGCTTTGCCGAGCTCTGCCGCGAGGACGGGGTGAGGCTTCACCTTTACGGAAAGTCTCCCGCGCGCAAGGGCCGCAAGATGGGCCACCTGCTCGTGTTGGACGCCGACCGGGGGCGCGCGCTTGCAAAAGCCGAGCGCCTCCACGCCGAGCTCAGCCGGGCGGCCGGGCTGCCCGAGCGCGGCTAA
- a CDS encoding sodium-dependent bicarbonate transport family permease, which yields MNVLADLAAQNLLSPMVLSFALGFLAGRLKSDLSIPEAASKAIALYLMVAIGWKGGTELAHAGLTAAVAASAFVAVGLSLTLPAVAFALLRLMTRVNPVTAAAIAAHYGSVSVVTFVATTAFLSARHVAFEGHVVVMMALMETPAIVAGLLLARRFATERRTPGGPLLSRELAREVFLSGSVVLLLGSFGIAWVSGTRGAPDVLAPLVGTPFKAVLCFFLLDMGLLAARRLGGASGFDPRLLIFGLVMPLVGAVIGLGAAWVLSLSAGGGTLLAALTASASYIVVPAAMRLALPEANPGVYVTLALGVTFPFNLVVGIPLYHVVARAWLPLP from the coding sequence ATGAACGTGCTCGCCGACCTCGCGGCCCAGAATCTGCTGTCACCCATGGTGCTGTCTTTTGCGCTCGGCTTCCTCGCCGGCCGGCTCAAGTCCGACCTCTCGATCCCCGAGGCGGCCAGCAAGGCGATCGCCCTTTATCTGATGGTGGCCATCGGCTGGAAGGGCGGCACGGAGCTGGCCCACGCGGGACTGACCGCGGCGGTGGCAGCGTCGGCGTTCGTGGCCGTGGGGCTCAGCCTCACGCTGCCCGCAGTGGCGTTCGCGCTGTTGCGGCTCATGACCCGCGTGAACCCCGTCACGGCCGCCGCGATCGCCGCGCACTATGGCTCGGTGAGCGTGGTGACCTTCGTCGCCACCACTGCCTTCCTGTCCGCACGCCACGTCGCGTTCGAGGGGCATGTCGTGGTGATGATGGCCCTCATGGAAACACCAGCCATCGTGGCAGGCCTGCTGCTCGCGAGGCGCTTCGCAACGGAGCGCCGCACCCCCGGTGGGCCCCTGCTCTCTCGTGAACTCGCACGAGAGGTCTTCTTGAGCGGCAGCGTGGTCCTGCTGCTCGGCAGCTTTGGGATCGCCTGGGTCTCCGGCACCCGGGGCGCACCGGACGTGCTTGCGCCGCTCGTGGGCACGCCCTTCAAGGCTGTGCTGTGCTTCTTCTTGTTGGACATGGGGCTCTTGGCGGCGCGGCGCCTCGGGGGGGCCTCGGGCTTCGACCCGCGTCTTTTGATCTTTGGCCTCGTGATGCCGCTCGTGGGCGCGGTCATCGGGCTCGGTGCCGCCTGGGTGCTTTCGCTCTCGGCAGGAGGAGGCACCCTGCTCGCCGCGTTGACCGCAAGCGCCTCGTACATCGTCGTGCCCGCGGCGATGCGGTTGGCTCTGCCCGAAGCCAACCCGGGGGTTTACGTCACGCTGGCGCTAGGGGTGACGTTTCCCTTCAATCTCGTGGTAGGTATCCCGCTTTATCACGTGGTCGCGCGGGCCTGGTTGCCGCTGCCGTGA
- a CDS encoding LysR family transcriptional regulator — MRFTLRQVEVFLAVARFESVSRAGEALHMSQSAVSGALLELERQFDVRLFERIGKRLRLSDRGKALRPQAQATLDRAQELEAGLSSLEHVGPLRVGATMTIGDHLAIPLLARFLRTGEGPRPSLIVANTQEIARLVANFEIDVGLIEGDVHHPELSVSRWRDDELVVFCSPSHPYADKRRLGDADLLAAAWVVREQGSGTRQAFDRAMHGLSLDILLELQHTEALRAAVEEGLGLGCLSVLAVADHVAQGKLVRCSVPQRDLRRHFSFLLHKEKFRSASIERLIALARDL, encoded by the coding sequence ATGAGATTCACGCTGCGTCAAGTCGAGGTTTTCCTGGCGGTGGCCCGCTTCGAGTCGGTGAGCCGCGCGGGCGAGGCGCTGCACATGTCGCAGTCGGCGGTGAGCGGGGCGCTTTTGGAGCTCGAGCGCCAGTTCGACGTGCGGCTTTTCGAACGGATCGGCAAGCGCCTGCGGCTATCGGACCGCGGCAAGGCGCTGCGTCCGCAGGCGCAGGCCACGCTGGACCGGGCCCAAGAGCTCGAGGCGGGGCTGTCGAGCCTGGAGCACGTGGGGCCGTTGCGGGTGGGGGCCACGATGACGATTGGGGATCATTTGGCGATTCCCCTGTTGGCGCGTTTTTTACGAACGGGGGAGGGGCCAAGGCCCAGCCTCATCGTGGCGAACACGCAGGAGATCGCGCGTTTGGTGGCGAACTTCGAGATTGACGTGGGCCTCATCGAGGGTGACGTGCACCATCCCGAGCTCAGTGTCTCGCGCTGGCGGGACGATGAGCTGGTGGTGTTCTGTTCACCTTCGCATCCCTACGCGGACAAACGGCGTCTTGGTGACGCTGACCTCTTGGCGGCGGCGTGGGTGGTGCGGGAGCAAGGCTCGGGAACGCGGCAGGCCTTCGACAGGGCGATGCACGGCTTGTCGCTCGACATCCTGCTCGAGCTGCAACATACGGAGGCGTTGCGGGCGGCGGTGGAGGAGGGCCTGGGCCTGGGGTGTCTTTCGGTGTTGGCCGTCGCGGATCATGTGGCGCAGGGCAAGCTCGTGCGTTGTTCCGTGCCCCAGCGGGATCTGCGGCGTCACTTCTCGTTCTTGCTGCACAAAGAAAAGTTTCGCAGCGCCAGCATCGAGCGGCTGATCGCGCTGGCCCGGGACTTGTAG
- a CDS encoding ATP-binding protein: MHLKNVGPAPDMRMNLAPRLNLITGDNGLGKSFLLDVAWWALTRKWPQDLNANLTSGYAARPIDPTKAATIEFGLKSKTGNVNYQSPYVPVEQAWKGKAGRPWNPGLVIYALADGGFAVWDPARNYWKKQGNIDVQERLPAYVFSSKEVWDGLRVPIDGKLTLVSNGLVADWASWIREGKDDARRMAAVLALLAPSVGNETLKAGSHFARLSVNDARDIPTVHMGYGQDVPILYASLGVRRIAALAYMLSWAWREHIVASHQLGQEPSSRVVMLFDEVEAHLHPRWQRAVVPALLNVVQALTDYEHASVQLIAATHSPLVLASMEPLFDSERDKLFVLDMEERLVTLREMVWAMQGDVINWLVSESFGLLQARSIEAERAVEAAEAWMRGDAASLPPALSTKESIHDELQRVLAGHDPFWPRWIVKYEKSGGRP, from the coding sequence ATGCACCTAAAGAACGTGGGACCGGCGCCGGACATGAGAATGAACCTGGCCCCCAGGTTGAACCTCATCACGGGCGACAACGGTCTTGGAAAGAGCTTCTTGCTCGACGTCGCATGGTGGGCGCTGACTCGTAAGTGGCCACAAGACCTCAACGCGAATCTCACCTCAGGCTACGCAGCCCGCCCGATAGACCCTACAAAGGCGGCCACCATCGAGTTTGGGCTCAAGAGCAAGACCGGAAACGTCAACTACCAAAGCCCCTATGTTCCCGTGGAGCAAGCGTGGAAGGGGAAAGCCGGACGGCCCTGGAATCCCGGACTCGTCATCTATGCCCTCGCGGACGGCGGTTTCGCTGTATGGGACCCTGCCAGAAACTACTGGAAGAAGCAGGGAAACATCGACGTTCAGGAGCGCTTGCCCGCGTATGTCTTCAGCTCGAAAGAGGTTTGGGACGGTCTCCGCGTACCTATCGATGGGAAATTGACCCTCGTGAGCAACGGTCTCGTTGCAGACTGGGCTTCATGGATTCGGGAAGGCAAAGACGACGCCAGGCGAATGGCGGCCGTTCTGGCGCTCCTCGCTCCGTCGGTTGGCAACGAAACGCTCAAGGCAGGCTCGCACTTCGCTCGGCTTTCAGTGAACGATGCCCGCGACATTCCGACGGTCCATATGGGCTATGGGCAGGATGTTCCGATCCTTTACGCATCGCTGGGCGTGCGCCGGATCGCCGCTCTCGCGTACATGCTCTCTTGGGCATGGCGGGAGCATATCGTTGCATCTCACCAGCTGGGGCAGGAACCTTCCTCGCGCGTCGTGATGCTCTTTGACGAGGTCGAGGCGCACCTCCATCCACGGTGGCAGCGGGCCGTCGTCCCTGCCCTCCTGAACGTCGTGCAGGCGCTTACTGACTACGAGCATGCTTCGGTGCAGCTCATCGCAGCGACTCATTCCCCGCTGGTTCTGGCCTCGATGGAGCCCTTGTTCGATTCCGAAAGGGACAAGCTGTTCGTCCTCGACATGGAAGAACGTTTGGTCACTCTCCGCGAAATGGTGTGGGCCATGCAGGGCGATGTCATCAACTGGCTCGTGTCCGAGAGCTTCGGTCTACTACAGGCGCGTTCGATCGAGGCCGAAAGAGCTGTCGAGGCTGCGGAAGCATGGATGCGCGGTGATGCGGCCTCTCTGCCCCCAGCATTGTCGACGAAGGAATCGATCCACGATGAACTACAGCGTGTGCTTGCGGGGCACGATCCCTTCTGGCCCCGTTGGATCGTCAAATACGAGAAGTCGGGAGGGCGGCCGTGA
- the purE gene encoding 5-(carboxyamino)imidazole ribonucleotide mutase — MGSKSDWACLKEASDVLTRFEVPHECRVVSAHRTPDDLFTYARTAAERGLEVIIAGAGGAAHLPGMTASKTTLPVLGVPVRSSTLNGVDSLLSIVQMPRGIPVGTLAIGEAGAHNAALLAIQILALHDPALRQRLESFREEQTARVQQESL, encoded by the coding sequence ATGGGCAGCAAAAGCGACTGGGCCTGTTTGAAGGAGGCCAGCGACGTGCTGACGCGCTTCGAGGTGCCGCACGAGTGCCGGGTGGTTTCGGCGCACCGGACCCCCGATGACCTCTTCACCTACGCCCGCACGGCCGCCGAACGGGGCCTCGAGGTGATCATCGCCGGCGCCGGTGGGGCCGCGCACCTTCCCGGCATGACGGCCTCGAAGACCACGCTGCCCGTGTTGGGCGTGCCGGTGCGCAGCTCGACTCTGAACGGGGTGGACTCGCTCTTATCGATCGTGCAGATGCCACGGGGCATTCCCGTGGGCACGCTGGCCATCGGTGAGGCGGGCGCGCACAACGCTGCCCTGCTCGCCATCCAGATCCTGGCGCTGCACGACCCCGCCTTGCGGCAGCGGCTCGAAAGCTTCCGCGAAGAGCAAACCGCACGGGTCCAGCAGGAGTCGCTGTGA